The nucleotide sequence AGGCCGGCGTCCGCCGGATCTACGGGATCGTGGGCGACAGCCTGAACCCCGTGGTCGATGCCGTGCGCCGCACCGGAGGTGCCGCCCAGGGCGGGATCGACTGGATCCACGTCCGCCATGAGGAGGGCGCGGCCATGGCCGCGGCCGCCGACGCCCAGCTCACCGGTGAGCTGGCCGTGTGCGCCGGTTCCTGCGGCCCCGGCAACCTGCACCTGATCAATGGGCTGTACGACGCCCAGCGCACCGGGGCGCCTGTGCTGGCCATCGCCTCGCACATCCCCTCGGCGCAGATCGGGCAGTCCTTCTTCCAGGAGACCCACCCGGACCGCCTGTTCAACGAGTGCTCCGTGTACTCGGAGATGATCTCCACGACCGACCAGTCCCCGCGCGTGGTGCGATCGGCGATCCAGAAGGCCACGACCCTGCACGGCGTGTCCGTCGTGACCCTGCCCGGCGATGTCGCCGATCTTGAGGCGACCGCCGAGACCCCGCAGTGGAAGCCGGTCATGGGCGCCAGCGTGGTCCCGGACACCGACTGCCTGGTCGAGCTGGCCGGGGTCCTGAACAAGGCCGACAACGTCGCCCTGTTCGTCGGCGACGGCGTCCGCGACGCCCACGACGCCGTGATCGAGCTCGCCGATGTGCTGGGCGCTCCGATCGGGCACTCGCTGCGCGGCAAGGACGCGATCCAGTTCGACAACCCGTTCGACGTCGGCATGACCGGCCTGCTCGGCTACGGCGCGGCCGCGGAGGGCATGAAGGATGCCGATGTCATGGTCATGCTCGGCACCGACTTCCCCTACGACCAGTTCCTGCCGGACACCCTGACCATCCAGGTCGACCGCGACGCCTCCGTGCTGGGGCGCCGCACCCAGGTCGACTACCCCGTCCACGGCGACACCCTGGCCACCGTGCAGGGGCTGCTTCCGCTGCTCAAGCGCAAGCGCAGCCGGTCCTTCCTCAAGAAGACCCTCAAGCGCCACGACCGGATCATGAACCATGCCGTGGGCGCCTACACCCGCAACGTCAAGAGGCTCTCCCCGATCCATCCGGAGTACGTGGCCAGCGTGCTGGACGAGGTCGCCGCGCAGGACGCGGTGTTCACCGCCGACACCGGCATGACCAATGTGTGGCAGGCCCGTTACATCCGCCCGTTGGGAACCCGCCGGATCATCGGCTCCTTCAAGCACGGCACCATGGCCAACGCCCTGCCGCATGCGATCGGCGCGCAGTTCGCCTACCCGGACCGGCAGGTCATCTCCATGTCCGGCGACGGTGGCCTGTCCATGCTGCTGGGCGAGCTCGTCACGGCGGCCACCTACCGGCTGCCGCTGACGGTCGTGCTCTTCAACAACTCGACGCTCGGCATGGTCAAGCTCGAGCAGCTCGTGGACGGGCTGCCCGACTTCGGCGTGGACGTCCCGGACACGGACTACTCCCAGGTCGCAGCCGCCATGGGCTTCCAGTCCCGGCGCGTGGTCAAGGCCAAGGAGGTCGAGCCCGCCCTGCGCGAGGCGCTGGCGCACCAGGGGCCCTCGCTCGTGGAGGTCATCACCGACCCGAATGCCCTGTCCATGCCGCCGCAGATCTCCTCGGACCAGGTCTTCGGCTTCGCGACCGCGATCAGCAGGGTCGTGATGAACGGCGGAGCCGGCGAGGCCGTCTCGATGGCGCGCTCCAACCTGCGCAACATCAACGCGCTGCGCTGATCCGACCGGCAGACCGCGAGCCGTCCCCGTCCTCTTCGGAGGCGGGGGCGGCTCTTCTGCTCTCAGCTCCGAGGCGGCTCGTGGGCGCCCGTGGGGTCCTGGGAGGGACCGGGCTCCGTGGAGAACCGCGTGGTGCCGTCGAAGTCCATGGCGCAGCGGATGCGTCGCAGCAGGTCCTCGCGCATGGGCGGCAGGTCGTCCAGGTCGAACCAGTCGATCTCCGTGGACTCGTCGTCGTTCACGCGCGCGGTGCCGCTGACGTAGCGGCACCGGAAGGTGTGGTCCAGGAACCGGCATCGGTCGCCGTTCGGGAAGACGACCTCTCCCCCGGCCTTCACACCGGCCAGGCCCTCGACTTCGCAGACCACGCCGGCTTCCTCGAGGCACTCGCGCACGGCAGCGGCCGCGGGCTCCTCGCCAGGATCCACGATGCCGGTGATCGGCGCCCAGTTCCCGTTGTCCGCACGCCGCCCCAGCAGGATCCGGCCCTCGTGCAGGACCACGGCGGTCGCTCCGGGAAGCCAGAGCAGATCATGACCGATCTTCTCGCGCAGGGACAGGATGTACTCGGGAGTGGGCACGGACTCCTCCTTCGATCAGTGCCGGGCCGCCCGACGACGGCCCGCGCAGCGGCAGCACCTCAGCGTCCCACAGCAGCCCGGGCGCCGACCGAGAGGCAGCGCCTCGGCCGCGCTGTACGCTCGGGCGGCGCTTTCAGACCACGACGAGCGCGGCGGCAGCACCCGCGATCATGGCCGGTCCGAACGGTATGCGCGTCTGCAGGTCGCCGCGATCGCGCACCACGACCACCAGAGCGGCCAGCCCGCCGAGCACGAAGGCAGCCGCGGTGGCCCACAGCAGCAGCCACAGCGAGTCGAAGCCCAGCACGGTGCCGAGCAGCCCGGCCAGACGGACGTCGCCGGCGCCCAGAGCCCCGCTCGAGCCGCGGCGCAGCAGCCAGTACAGCCCCCACAGCGCAGCCGCCCCGATCACCATGGCGAGGATCCGCGCGGGCTGCCCGGCCAGCAGCCCGGCCCCTGCCAGCCCCGCCGCGGCGGCGATCCAGGCCGGGCGCACGATGTCCCCGGGCAGACGGTGCTCGCGCAGGTCCACCACCACGAGCCAGGTGCCCACCACGGCGAGTCCGGTGAGCACGAGCAGCAGCAGAGCCGCAGCAGCCCACTGCGCGGCCCCGCCGTCCAGAACTCCACCCAGGATCGCCCCCATGGACTCGAAGCTAGCCGAGGCGGCAGCTGCGAGGGAGGCCGTGCGAGCAGCTGTGGACAGCAGTGACCACGCTGCGACGACCTAAGATGGCTGCATGACCCCGTCTGCGAGCGGTCGTCCCTGCGCCGCCCCCGCCACCGATCCGGCCGAGTTCGCCGCCCTGTGCCGGTCCTCCCCCTGGCGCTGGGGCACGGTGCGCTTCACCCTGAGCTGGCTGGGCCCCGAGACCGCCCCCGTGCGCTGCTGGATCCGCCGCCCGGAGGATCTGCGCGTGGAGGCACTGGACGGCACCGCGCTGTACACCTCCACGGATCTCGTGGGCTCGCGCGACGACTTCTACGTCTCCGCTCGCCCCGAGTCCTGGCTCGTGCCTCCTGGACTGCTCAGCCCCATCTACACCCGCTCGGGGCTGGTCGAGCGCCGTCCGGAGGCGGCCTACGGGGACCCGGTCTTCGGCGGCGGCCGGTGGCAGGCCGTCCTCGATCCGGTCGAGCTGGCAGGGCCTGCCCCGCAGCCGCTCTACCTCGCGGAGCGGGCCCCAGCGGCCCTCACCGAGATCCGCAGCGCCGTCGATGACGACGGCCGCCCCGTGCGCCGGGCCGTCGTCCGCCCGCTCGTGGGCTATCGTCCTGTGGAGCCCGGGCATCCGCTGGCTCCCGCACCCACCGCCGTGAGCATCGACGAGCAGACCGGGATCTGCACCGCGTCGGAGGTGCTCGAGGGCCCCGAGGCCGGCTCCGGTCACCGGCTGCGGATCGAGGCGGTCGACGACTACCTCAACGACGACCTGTTCACCCCCGTGTCCTTCCGGCTCACCGACGTCTCCCAGCACCTGCCGTGGAGGCTGCGGGGCTGAACAACTTCCGAGTCGCCCGCACGCCTGTCCGAGACCAGAGCTGCAGGCCCGGAAGCTCCACCGCACGATCCGCTCCCCACCGAAGGCGCCGCGCCCATGCCCTCTGCCGTCCTCGCCGACGAGTCCTCCCCGTCGGCCCCGTCCGTGCTCCAGCGCCTGCTGATGTGGGCGGGGCTGCTGATCTTCACCGCCGTGTTCATCCTGGTGGTCCACAGCCAGCGTGAGGCCCCCGGGCTGGACATGCAGGTCTACTGGCGCGCGGCCCAGATCCTGCACGGCCAGAACCCGACGACTGACTACCTCTATGCCCCGAGCCTCGTGGAGGCCGGGAAGATCGAACTGCCGTTCACCTACCCGCCCGCGGCCGCGATCCTCTTCCATCCGCTGGGGGCCATGTCTCTGGAATCGGCGTGGTCCGTGCTCAAGGCGGTCAATGCGGGGCTGATCGGGGTGTTCGTCGGAGTCGTGCTGCGCCTGGCCCCGATCTCGCGCGGCTGGTTCCTGCTGCGCCCGGTCCCCACGCTGCTGGCCTATGCGACGGCGCTGGGTCTGGCCTGGCATCTCTACCCCGTCTGGTTCACGTTCATCTTCGGGCAGATCAATGTCCTCCTGGCCGTGCTGATCCTCGCGGATCTCGGCCGTCGACGCAGCGGGGGCGCCGGCTCGGGCGTGCTCACCGGTCTGGCCGCCGGCCTGAAGATCACCCCGGCGGCCATGGGCCTGGTCCCGCTCGTGCTGGGCCGGTGGCGAACGATCATCGGCATGCTCCTCGGCGTGCTGATCACGGTCCTGGGCGCGGCCGTGGTCCTGCCCCGCGAGGTGCTCGACTACTTCACGCACCAGCTGTTCTCGACGGATCGTGTGGGCGACGCCGGACGGATCTCCAATCAGTCGCTCAACGGCATGTTGCATCTGTGGGGTCTGCCGGATGCCCTGGTCACCCCCCTGTGGCTGCTGCTCTCGGTCGCCGTGATCGTGCTCGGAGGGCTCGGCATCCGCCGCGCGGCGCGAGCCGGCGACCCGTTCTCCGCCGTCGTGCTGGGCGCGCTCGTGATGCTGCTGATCTCCCCGATCTCCTGGGAGCACCACTGGGTGTGGGTGCTGCCGCTGCTGTTCGCCCTGGTCCCGGACCGCCCGCGCAGCGCACCGCCTGCCGAATGGGCAGCGGCCGCGGTGCTGGCGCTGATGATCCTGGTGGCCTTCAGCGACAATCCGTCGGTCATGGCCGCCGAGTACCTGGGCGACCGCGGGGCCGACGTGGTCTTCAACGGTCCCCCTGCGCTCGAGCGGCTCGGAACCGTCCCCCTGCTCGTCTCCATGGCCGCTGGAGCCTGGGTCGCGCTGCGGCCCCGGCAGGCATCGGCCGAGGACGCCTGAGCCCCGGCACGAGCTCCGGCCGGGGCTGAGGCGGTCGGCTCAGACCTCGGTGCGCTCGAGCACCTCGGTGACCAGCGCCGCGATCGGCGAGCGCTCGGAGCGGGTCAGGGTCACGTGCCCGAACAGCGAGTGGCCCTTCAGCGCCTCCACGACCGCCGCGATCCCGTCGTGACGGCCCACGCGCAGGTTGTCGCGCTGGGCCACGTCGTGGGTGAGCACGACCTTCGAGTTCTGCCCGATGCGAGACAGCACCGTCAGCAGCACGTTCTTCTCCAGGGACTGCGCCTCGTCCACGATGACCCAGGCGTCATGCAGGGAGCGGCCGCGGATATGGGTCAGGGGGAGCACCTCGAGCAGCCCGCGCGCGCTGATCTCGGCCATCGCGTTCTCGGAGACCACCGCGCCCAGGGTGTCGTAGACCGCCTGGCCCCACGGGCTCATCTTCTCCTCCTCCGAACCGGGCAGATAGCCCAGCTCCTGGCCGCCCACCGCGTGCAGCGGGCGGAACACGATGATCCGGCGGTGCTCCTGTCGCTCCAGGACCGCCTCGAGCCCGGCGCACAGCGCGAGCGCCGACTTGCCCGTGCCGGCGCGCCCGCCGAGGGAGACGATGCCGACCTGCGGATCCAGCAGCAGGTCGATCGCCATGCGCTGCTCGGCGGAGCGGCCGCTGAGCCCGAAGACCTCGCGGTCCCCGCGCACCACCCGGGTCCCGCCGTCGGGGCGCAGCCGGGCCAGGGCGCTGCCGCGGTGCGAGTGCAGGATCAGTCCGGCGCCCGAGGGCAGCCCTTCCGAGCCGGGGACGCGGACGTCCTCGTCGGCGTAGAGGCGGCTCACGAGCTCGTCGTCGACGTCGAGCTCGACCATGCCCGACCACTCGTGCTCGTCGTCGCCGATCCACTCGGCGCGGTACTCCTCGGCGTCCAGGCCCAGCGCAGAGGCCTTCACGCGCATGGGCAGGTCCTTGGAGATCACGCAGACATCGTGGCCCTCATCGGCCAGGTTCCGGGCCACGGCCAGGATGCGCGAGTCGTTGTCGCGCAGCCGGAAGCTCAGCGGCAGCACGGTCTCGCTGATGTGGTTCAGCTCGATGCGCAGCCGACCGCCGTGATCGCCGAGCGGGATCGGGCGATCCAGCCCACCATGGTCCACGCGCAGCCGGTCCAGCAGCCGCAGGGCCTTGCGCGCGAAGTACCCGAGCTCAGGGTCGTGGCGCTTGGCCTCCAGCTCCATGACCACGACGACCGGCAGCACCACGTCGTGCTCCGCGAAGCGCAGCGCGGCCCGGGGATCCGAGAGCAGGACCGAGGTGTCCACCACGTAGCAGCGCACTCCCGCGCGCGGGGGCTCGGCGCTCGGCTCAGGCCGCGGCGGCGCCTGCTCCGACGCTCGCACGGGGCCCTGCTGACCAGTGGGGTGGGTGGTGGTGCTCGTCATCGCCGCATCCTCCTGCCGTCGGGGCGCCCGGATGGCTCATCCTCCGGCCCGCCTGGCTCCAACGTGGCACAGCGGCGCAGTGCCCGGACTCCGCTGGCATGAACGCAGCATGAATTGCACGTGTGTGATTCACCGGAGCGGGACATGGTGCTCCCGCGATCGTCGGGCGCGGACCGGCCGCGTCGGCCGCGCTGTTCAGCCGCCGAAGCGGCGATGGCGGTTCGCGTAGTCGCGCAGCGCGCGCAGGAAGTCCACGTAGCGGAAGTCCGGCCACAGGGCCTCGCAGAAGTGGTACTCCGAGTAGGCGGACTG is from Kocuria palustris and encodes:
- a CDS encoding prepilin peptidase; the encoded protein is MGAILGGVLDGGAAQWAAAALLLLVLTGLAVVGTWLVVVDLREHRLPGDIVRPAWIAAAAGLAGAGLLAGQPARILAMVIGAAALWGLYWLLRRGSSGALGAGDVRLAGLLGTVLGFDSLWLLLWATAAAFVLGGLAALVVVVRDRGDLQTRIPFGPAMIAGAAAALVVV
- a CDS encoding glycosyltransferase 87 family protein, which translates into the protein MPSAVLADESSPSAPSVLQRLLMWAGLLIFTAVFILVVHSQREAPGLDMQVYWRAAQILHGQNPTTDYLYAPSLVEAGKIELPFTYPPAAAILFHPLGAMSLESAWSVLKAVNAGLIGVFVGVVLRLAPISRGWFLLRPVPTLLAYATALGLAWHLYPVWFTFIFGQINVLLAVLILADLGRRRSGGAGSGVLTGLAAGLKITPAAMGLVPLVLGRWRTIIGMLLGVLITVLGAAVVLPREVLDYFTHQLFSTDRVGDAGRISNQSLNGMLHLWGLPDALVTPLWLLLSVAVIVLGGLGIRRAARAGDPFSAVVLGALVMLLISPISWEHHWVWVLPLLFALVPDRPRSAPPAEWAAAAVLALMILVAFSDNPSVMAAEYLGDRGADVVFNGPPALERLGTVPLLVSMAAGAWVALRPRQASAEDA
- a CDS encoding pyruvate dehydrogenase, producing MKLADQIVAQLQQAGVRRIYGIVGDSLNPVVDAVRRTGGAAQGGIDWIHVRHEEGAAMAAAADAQLTGELAVCAGSCGPGNLHLINGLYDAQRTGAPVLAIASHIPSAQIGQSFFQETHPDRLFNECSVYSEMISTTDQSPRVVRSAIQKATTLHGVSVVTLPGDVADLEATAETPQWKPVMGASVVPDTDCLVELAGVLNKADNVALFVGDGVRDAHDAVIELADVLGAPIGHSLRGKDAIQFDNPFDVGMTGLLGYGAAAEGMKDADVMVMLGTDFPYDQFLPDTLTIQVDRDASVLGRRTQVDYPVHGDTLATVQGLLPLLKRKRSRSFLKKTLKRHDRIMNHAVGAYTRNVKRLSPIHPEYVASVLDEVAAQDAVFTADTGMTNVWQARYIRPLGTRRIIGSFKHGTMANALPHAIGAQFAYPDRQVISMSGDGGLSMLLGELVTAATYRLPLTVVLFNNSTLGMVKLEQLVDGLPDFGVDVPDTDYSQVAAAMGFQSRRVVKAKEVEPALREALAHQGPSLVEVITDPNALSMPPQISSDQVFGFATAISRVVMNGGAGEAVSMARSNLRNINALR
- a CDS encoding PhoH family protein, producing MTSTTTHPTGQQGPVRASEQAPPRPEPSAEPPRAGVRCYVVDTSVLLSDPRAALRFAEHDVVLPVVVVMELEAKRHDPELGYFARKALRLLDRLRVDHGGLDRPIPLGDHGGRLRIELNHISETVLPLSFRLRDNDSRILAVARNLADEGHDVCVISKDLPMRVKASALGLDAEEYRAEWIGDDEHEWSGMVELDVDDELVSRLYADEDVRVPGSEGLPSGAGLILHSHRGSALARLRPDGGTRVVRGDREVFGLSGRSAEQRMAIDLLLDPQVGIVSLGGRAGTGKSALALCAGLEAVLERQEHRRIIVFRPLHAVGGQELGYLPGSEEEKMSPWGQAVYDTLGAVVSENAMAEISARGLLEVLPLTHIRGRSLHDAWVIVDEAQSLEKNVLLTVLSRIGQNSKVVLTHDVAQRDNLRVGRHDGIAAVVEALKGHSLFGHVTLTRSERSPIAALVTEVLERTEV
- a CDS encoding NUDIX hydrolase, with the protein product MPTPEYILSLREKIGHDLLWLPGATAVVLHEGRILLGRRADNGNWAPITGIVDPGEEPAAAAVRECLEEAGVVCEVEGLAGVKAGGEVVFPNGDRCRFLDHTFRCRYVSGTARVNDDESTEIDWFDLDDLPPMREDLLRRIRCAMDFDGTTRFSTEPGPSQDPTGAHEPPRS